The Dickeya poaceiphila DNA window AGGAATGTCCAACAGCGAGTCGGCAGGCAACCCGTCATAGACGATCAGTGATACGGCCTGCTCACCGTACAGACGACCACTGTCGCGCAACGCCAGCGCCACCCCTTCACCCTGCGTACTGCCGTCAATGACAATAGCCGTCGGCGGCTGCGGCAGCGCCAGCCATTGCAACGTCGCCTGATACCCTTCCCGGCGTGATGGCGCCACCTGACGCAACAATTCATCGCGCCGCGCAATGCCGGCGGCAGCCAGAGCCTCCAGATAACCGGCACGGCGCTGGGCGATAAATGACTGAGGGTGATGCTCGCCCAGAAAGGCGATATGACGATGACCAAGAGCAATCAAATGCCGGGTGGCGAGTGCAGCACCGGCCTGATTATCAAAATCAAACCAGGCATAGGGCAACGGCAGGTCGCTGCGGCCAAGCGCCAGAAATGGAAAGCCTATCGATTGCAGGTATTGCAGCCGGGGGTCCTGTTGCAGCGTATGCGCGACAATCAGCGCATCCACCCGACGGCTTTCAATCATGCGTAAAAACGCATGATGATCCGCCTGCTCCTTGTCAGCAATCAACAGCAGATCAATCTCCTGCTTCGCCAGCTCGTGGCTGATTTCCGCCACCATATCCATAAAGGTGGTGTTACTGAGTGGTGCTGGCTGCATCGGAAACACCAGCCCCACCGCATCAATGCGGCCCATTTTCAGGCGACGGGCAAACGTATTGGGTCGATAGCCGAGGCGCCGTGCTTCTTCTTCCACCCGCAGGCGCGTTTGCGCTGCCACGTCATCGTAGCCGTTCAGCGCCCGGCTAACGGTGGTGACCGATAACCCCAGCGTTTTTGCAATCTGTTTCAGTGACATGGCGCATCTTCACCCTGAATTCTGTTACGGGTCAGACTATCACAAATCACGGCAAGGGGGGATGCGAGAGGCTGTTGACAAAAAGCTGGATGTTTTGCGAACAGTAATATCTGTCTGGGTTGTGGATGATTTCGTGCGAGGTAAAGCCAATCTTTCCTTTGTAGCATTATCTCTCGCACGACAAGGAGAGGCTCAAACGCCGCCTCTCCTTGACCACTGGCTGGTGGCTAAACGGTGCCGCTTCGCGGTTCCTTCGGCGTTCGCCTTCGCTGTTCGGGCCGCCTGTGACGCGTTCCTGACGCGGCACAGGCTTTCGCCGCATCCATGCGGCTCACCCGGCGAAGTCGTGCGCCTCAGCACCATTTTTAACGCCGGAGAACCCTTCGCCTGCCTGTCATGAAGGGTAGCACGCTTATTTCTTATCTTTATTGGCTTTGCCGATCACATCACGCGCCCAGCGCGGGTGGTGTTTCAGCGCCCACTTCTCCGAGACCTTGCCTTCGATCATGCCTTTAATCGAGCCGCGTACCCAGAACGCCATGTACATATGAATCAGAATGGCGTGGATCAGCACGATAGCTGCCGTGGCGTGGAGCAGAATGGCGTAGCGCACCACATCGATAGGGAACAACTGGGCGAAATATGGCCGCCACATGATGACGCCGGTAATCAGCAGCACCAGCGTTAACCCCATAATGCTCCAGAACATCAGTTTCTGACCGGGGTTGTATTTACCCACATCGGCCACTTCATGCTCATTGCCCTTCAATACTTCGACAATATTGAGGAACCACGGCAGATCGCGCCATTTAGGGATATTGTGGCCGACAAAACGGATAAACATCGGCACCAGACACACCACAATCAGAATACCGAAGAACGGGTGCATAATGCGCCCCATCTGCGGTGTACCGAAGGTCTGCGTCAGCCATTGCAGCGTCGGGAAAAACAGCGCAATGCCGGACAGCGCCACCATAAAGAAACTGATCACCACAATCCAGTGGCAAACACGGTC harbors:
- a CDS encoding LacI family DNA-binding transcriptional regulator; the protein is MSLKQIAKTLGLSVTTVSRALNGYDDVAAQTRLRVEEEARRLGYRPNTFARRLKMGRIDAVGLVFPMQPAPLSNTTFMDMVAEISHELAKQEIDLLLIADKEQADHHAFLRMIESRRVDALIVAHTLQQDPRLQYLQSIGFPFLALGRSDLPLPYAWFDFDNQAGAALATRHLIALGHRHIAFLGEHHPQSFIAQRRAGYLEALAAAGIARRDELLRQVAPSRREGYQATLQWLALPQPPTAIVIDGSTQGEGVALALRDSGRLYGEQAVSLIVYDGLPADSLLDIPVTAITQGTRSQVGQQIALMLFRLLAGDTLSSLQVLWQPQLRAGQTDNPPPQTE
- the fdnI gene encoding formate dehydrogenase-N subunit gamma, whose amino-acid sequence is MSNPKMIVRTKFIDRVCHWIVVISFFMVALSGIALFFPTLQWLTQTFGTPQMGRIMHPFFGILIVVCLVPMFIRFVGHNIPKWRDLPWFLNIVEVLKGNEHEVADVGKYNPGQKLMFWSIMGLTLVLLITGVIMWRPYFAQLFPIDVVRYAILLHATAAIVLIHAILIHMYMAFWVRGSIKGMIEGKVSEKWALKHHPRWARDVIGKANKDKK